The genomic interval CACGGAGGTGCAGACCTGGACCGTGATGCAGGTCGGCGTGCCGGCGCGCGATTTCTGGAAGGACATCTACTTCACCTGATCGACCATTCACCTCTTCCGGTCGGAGGAGCACGCCGAACGCTGGCGCGACAAAGCCAAGCCGCCTGCTTCGGCGATCCTCCCGATCGAGCAGGCGACCGCACTGGCGCACGAGTGGTACAAGGACAAGCTCGATCCGGACTGGCGGCGCTACACGAGCGATGAGGCTGAGGCGATCTTTGACGAGCTCGCTCTCGACCCGGAGTTCTGGCGGCTGAGCTGAGCGCATGACACGACGCCCTGTGATCACCGTGATCGGGAAGAGCGCGCGCAACCCCAGCGACCCTGTGCCCGCGCGCGCACTCCGCGCCGGGGAAGAGGTGGGGAAGCTGCTGGCGGAGCGCGGTGCGGTCGTCGTGACCGGTGGCCTCTCGGGTGTGATGGAGGCCGTGAGCCGCGGCGCAAAGAACGCCGGCGGGCTCGTGATAGGGATCCTGCCCGGCCTCGACAAGCGTGACGCGAACCCCTACGTCGACGTCGCGATCACCACGGGCATGGGCTGGATGCGCAACACGCTCGTCGTCCGGGCGGCCGACGCGGTGATCATGATCAGTGGGGGCATCGGCACGCTCAACGAGCTCACCGTCGCGTACGAGGAC from Candidatus Limnocylindria bacterium carries:
- a CDS encoding TIGR00725 family protein, translating into MTRRPVITVIGKSARNPSDPVPARALRAGEEVGKLLAERGAVVVTGGLSGVMEAVSRGAKNAGGLVIGILPGLDKRDANPYVDVAITTGMGWMRNTLVVRAADAVIMISGGIGTLNELTVAYEDKPTVVLEGTGGWSDRIREIAYQGKHLEEAGINEIRFAKTPAEAVDIALSLAPGGETGKTIEREFRS